The Pyxicephalus adspersus chromosome 1, UCB_Pads_2.0, whole genome shotgun sequence sequence aaacaagATATCAAATAAACGCATTCATCAAGTAGGTATGGAAGAACAAATGTCCTTACCACTTCTGCTGGCTGCAGGACAGATGCTGAGCTTTTTTCTGCATTCTCAGAAGATCCCATTAAATAGGCcagtaaatataaaaactgaCTTTCTTCCTTATCAGAAGAAAGCTTGCCCCAGCAAGTTTCCATCAAGCACTTGCATATTAAGGAGTCTGATACCAGTGGGTTATTAGAATTTCTAAAACCTAAGGCAGGAAGTGAAGTCAGTATCTTTGAGAAAAAGATATGAGCACCAAGGTTTGTCACTGCAACGTGACACACTTTGCTGACCACATGTTCAGGATGCAACAGAGCTAGTCTAGCCACTCTAGTAACAGGATTATATTCCGTTAAATTCTGGGAGATCTGATTAAATGTTGTGTTGAGTTCTTCCTGGAAGTGATGTGTAAATGCTGTCATACAATGAGACAGTCCTTTCTTTCCCCATTTACATAACACTCTCATGAGCACATCATTCATCTTTTCTAATGGGAGTTCACAGAACAGATCTAATACAACACTGGcacatttttcactttgcttGATATTTTGATTGCTTTGCTCTAATGTAGCTTTATCCACAGTTTCCagtaatttaaaaatcaaatctgCATTTTGAAAAAGTTCTTTGTTCTTGTTAAGGCAATTGAACCAGCTGTTAGTAAATGCCCAGGCGACCTCTGAAGCAAAGACAAGGCAAACTTCCTCGTAGCGGCCCATTTTATCTGTAATAATGTTCATGGCCACAGCTGCCATTGTGTCCTCATCGTTTCTTGCACACTTTATCTGAGCCATTGTAGTCTTCTCCTGTAGGCTGGTTATATACTTTGCCATTTCCAAACCACTCTCTCTTTGCTCCAAACATTCCAATGCACACAGGATTTTCTGTAAAGATGATAGGCTGCTGTTCATCCTGTAACACTCATAGCCAATATCTTCACTGTTATTCATATAATTGTGCAGCTCTTCTCCCCACTGAAAAAGCAGATCTTTCAGTAAATTTAAACTAAAGAGCTGAGCTTCTTTCGTTAATCTAAATTTGGAAGCCATGTTTCCACTCTGAACAACCCTCTCTGCTTCCCTTATCATTTCTGGGAAACAGCTTTGGGCATGAAGATTTTTGGTTCCAGTGTTACAAAAACTAAGGAAAGCAACCAGTTTTTCTAAGTACTGCCTGATGGGAAGATGTCCAGATTCTTTCTCCAGGAATGCAGAGGAGCACAACATATCTGCCAAGTTAGCAATTGTGTAGCACTTCAGCTTAATGTTACTAATGTATGGTCTTATTTTATCAAGCCTATCTAGAAATGCTGCAAGAATACCGTCAGCTGGAGGTAAAACTTGTTCAGGGTCAGGTTTAAATCTCTTTGAGCTTGGCAAAAGTTCATCATTTGTTTTACACAAGTATTGAACTACAACACCTGAAAATATCTTAACAGTCTCATCCTGTCTGTGCTTATAACCTTTCATTAGCTCCCACCACACATCCAAAAAGAAAGTAACGTCCCCTATAGATGTTTCATCACAAAGATGGTCTAATAACAAAGATACTTCATCCACCCAAAAATCTGCTGGCAATGCCAAAAGCAGCTCTGCAAATATATCTGCTGCCCCTGTAGCTTTTAGCAGTTCATAGAGAACCGTATGATTTATTTTTGGCAACATGTTTCCCACTGGAAAGAAAACATCCTCTTTCCATTTCCTTTCAATGTCCACTTCAGCATCCAAGGACAGCTGTGACTGACATGAAATAATTTTGGCCCAAAATATCGCGATGGCTCTTTTCCTCCACTCATGGCCTTGGGACCAGGTACCTGAGCTGATCTCCTTTAAAGCATCAGTGATTGGCTTTTCAATGAGCGGCCAGTCAGACTTCTTAAACTCCAGTAATGTTCTGTGTATGGAAAGTTTCTCTGCTAGAAGCAATGCTCCTTGGAGAACCACTGTTTGTTCACATATATTCCAATatcctgcaaaacaaaaacaaacaatgctTTACCCTGTGGAATACATGATGCActtaccacaaatattttttattgtttttatattctaAACAAGTCTATACTTAAAACAACCAAGAACAGACACGGAAGAACCTGTTTAACAGCATGTTACTCAATCAGAGCCGATCTCTGATTCAAAATTCATAAACAGTTCTTGATAGGTGTTAGAAAAGAGAAGCAAAAATGAAgaggtgaaaaaaatgaaagcacgAACCTAGGTTAAATTGGCCCAATCAGTATTGAAGTATAGAATTAAACTCACCTTTTAGTTGGCCCATGTCTCCTACCATTGTCCTGTTCCAGAGCTGCAGCCTCTGCAAGGACCTTTAGGATTACTTAATGTTAGGAGTTTCAGATGACCATGTCATTTAGGTTCATCACCCCTAAACCACAACAAAGTGTAGTAGGATAGGGCTGAAGAATGGAAAGAACTGACAAATGTGAGTTACTGATCTGGAATGTATGAAGATAAGGACATCTGACTCTAGTGGTCAAAGCACTTGTTCTGGGACAGGCAGTGGCTCAAAGAATCAATGCAGCAGCcagaaaattagcatttttaggaGATCACCAACAGTAGTCCTCATGTTTCATTCATGTCAGCCTTTTAGGGTTAAGCTTTTCAGCTATGTTCCTATATACAGGTTGTTTTTGACATCAGGATCACTGTTATCAACCAGTCCTCAACAGCCCTGATTATTGTTGAAACAAATTGAAGCATTGGGAATCTCTTTAGTGCAGGCCTTTGGTTGCGCTGCATTTTTTTGAGACTATATGCAGTGTCTCAGGGCAGTCCATTGATCAATTTTCTTCTATATGCTTCATACCACTTCAGTAGAAACAATCGTCATATACACTACTGAGTGCTCCCATATGTCTAGCAGGTGAAAATGGGTGCACAAACATTTGTTTCATTatgaaattcacatttttatttatagaatggTGAGAATGTGATGACAGATCTGCTTTAAGGAGGTGGCAATGAAAGGTTAATGCCAGATGAAcagtattaaagattttttttttttaaataaatggtttagCCTTCCTTTTATAAAAGTGTGCTGATAGTTCTGTTTTAGGTAGTGATCAGAATGATAGccacctaaaaatacattttcatcaggccattattgcagaaagggacaagcaatgacCCTTTAACAGGACACAACATTGATAGTACAAAGCATTATAAGCACATGTggatcaattcattttttttttttcaaacaccccATGGATCTCCTTAGAAGCAATGGAAGGGCTGTATTCAGGTGGTGATCAGATAACAGATTGTCACCAATTTTTGTTCAGCAGCATTATAATCAGGTAAtcattgtgtgtacagcagcAGTCGGGGTTTTATCACTGTGCTATGAAAGGAGTATGCAATTGATACATTTGGATGTAACATATACAGCACAATCGCCTCTAATATAGCCACGTATGGCGCCTCTTCATATGCTGCTCAGTTACTCCATTGAAGCCAGTGATCACAGCCCCATTATAAATCTGTTGTTATAAAAGAGGACAACTAGAGTTATATTATTAAAGGAAACCAATTATCAGATGTCACAACACAGCCAAGCAGACACAGACCTCTACTAGACCTCTCTAGAAAACATTACCCTGATATATAgaacaggttgacattcaaaaatccggaggacctgaggagtgccagattttcgaaaaaaATTCTGGCATTTTTAAGGTTGTACATGCTGTATATAATGAATTGATCAATTTTCTTCTATATGCTTCATACCACTTCAGTAGAAACAATCGTCATATACACTACTGAGTGCTGCCATATGTCTAGCAAGTGAAAATGGGTGCACAAACATTTGTTTCATTatgaaattcacatttttatttagggaatGGTGAGAATGTGATGACAGATCTGCTTTAAGGAGGTGGCAATGAAAGGTTAATGCCAGATGAACAGTAAAACAGTGTTAAAGCCACACAACTTGCAGTTTCAGCAATGGAGGGCTTTATTATACTCCTATAACATGTTATCTTTATGCTTGTACCATGTACACAGCCTGTGTGCCAACTTTCCAAATATAGACAAGCTTTAGTATTATTTCAGGTACCAGGTTGAAAGGGCAGCGACTACACAGAGctcttttgtgatttttattttattagctactATCAGGGCTGCTTCATATGATTCATATGATTCCAAACAGCAGTTGTGTTGGTGTCTGGTGTACTGTACTGGAGCAGCTATCCAATGAATGAATTGCAATGAACAGGATGACTGCAGTCACAATACAGCCACCTTGTTACACATTATTTACATAACTAAACTGCATACCAGGCAAGGAATGATTGTGGTAGAACTGAAACCCATGCAGTATGTAAGTAAATCCACATGttgactgtatataaatatatgaatctccttttgatttatttatcaGCTATAGAATGTAAATGACTACAAATAACTTGCACAGATTGCTTAGACTTATAGACCATTATAATAGCTTATAATGTTATACTGCAACATGCATTGTCAGATGTAGGTTCACAAACAGAGcctaactaaagctgcgtacacacttccaatttttatctttggaaatgaacgacgaacgaacgacgaacgatcgattgggcaaaaatcgtttgtaaaaaaagtaaccaacgacgccgacgaacgaggatagtcgttggaaatgaacgaccggactggcggatcagattggacgacgattgttgaccatctatcgtgtgtacggtcgttcattgatcgtccatggtctgagcatgcgcggtgaacgaacgttcgctcacttcctgtggtgcacgtcacttcctgtatcgttcagacgatcgcatctatcgtgtgtacaatatctgcgaacgattgtgtcgttatctgtatgtacaggatcggtgctctacgatcgttcgcagatatcgtgcaggatcgttcgtcgttcgtttaccaacgataataattggaagtgtgtacgtagcttaactgaaTTTAGAATTAAAACAATTTGGGTAGAGCTGTGTGCTACATAGTTGATAAAACAAAGATTGTAATGTGTCTAGAAGCctttagagctgaactccaggcagacacaatctaaaatatatcaaataaatgaaCCTAATAATACTGTTAGCAATATtcataaaacttattttaaatgcaattgaACCTGAGTTTGACCCAATAAAAAGGACTAAAGGAGCAAAACATAGGGCCAATTAGATGGGCTGCATTTGACCGTAATTTATTGTTTAACTGTGGTAGAGTACAGAATGGTCACCAATTCAAATGTGTTGTCATAGAGCTGGGCAAATCTAATGGCTGTGTGCACAGAATACTAATTAATTAGCAGGTAAACCTTCTCCCATCGATGTAAGTGAATggtgtttttagctttttatctGGAGTTCAGATTAAATTGGCAATACATACTACAGTCTGATAACAGATTTACAGGGACACTGACTAATAATTATGAAGTGCAAGGGACTGGCTGAGTGAACACTAAGGAATTGTTCAGATACTCCTATTCATTACAGAATTTTGATAAAACTAATGGAGGTTCTACAATCAGAATGTAAAATGAATTGAAAGTTTTTAACAGGTATACAtttatagcaaaagaaaaaacaacttaCCAGAAtccatattttgattattttcttCTAATTCAAAGCATAATTTAGGCTTCAACCTATCAAAAAAAGacatgttaaataataatttaatataccattgaaaatgttttatatacataaaagtacAGCTTCCAAGTGTTGTGATTTTAGGAAGATTTCTCTTTGGGATCCCAAATCTTCCTCTAATGCATCCTACATAAGCTGTCCTTTAAGgtttattgaatttattgtaaAGCGAAGCTCTTCACAGTTATACAAGATTCATGTATTAGGTGGAATTCAGCTGTAAGTAGCAGAAGTGTTAATATATCCTAATAACTTCTTGTAATATTGTGCCACATAATAAACAAATGATTAATGTATAAGTAGAGTGTGCCAAGGGTGTAATATCTGCTGTAGAAATCCTTATATTTCATTCCCAAGCTCCATACCACACTAAAGTATTCATATTTCATCATTTGGCCGAGTGACAAATATGTTCACATTCCCTGTGGCTAGACCACTCCTGCAGGTTGTCACTCCCTAATCCTAGCAAGTCTTTTGTTACTCTTACTAATGATCAGTCTGGGAATTCAGGAAAATATTGTCAGCTTGTTTAGGGGCTGCTACTTATATAGTGACAATAACAGGTCGCATCCTCTCGGTGCTGCTCGTGCATTTACCTGCTAATGGCTGGAAGGAATGCTACAATCTGGAAGTCAGACCAATACTCTCTGTAAAGGCGAGTTATCGTTATCATCAGATCTGCTTCAAAATACAAAAGACGATATCATGGAATTCTGAATGAAACCCATGGTAAAAGCATGAAGCATTTGAGACAAGGTCATTGATAGAGGTCCCATGGGTGTTTTttctaattagttttttttattaccttgtatATGAACATAAAGGGGCTCATCGATGATTGCCagaaaaatgctgtgtgttttcCCCAtttataactataataaatattactattCCATTGATAAATGATCTcttgttttgtgcatttttactTCTACAACTGCATTATGTTATCTGATCTACCATTGCACAGGTACAAGCTTAGGTGAGgcatcttcctgaaaatgtaaaatgtgccaatctcactgcgcatgaatGAGATTGGAacgtttaactttttttttacattcgagaaaagccccttctgtacatgcccgaaATCAGGAATATGCACAAGGAGCAGCCtgcaggaggctgtgggtttcccattcagtctttattccTGCAGTGTTAAAGATAAGGGTCTTccctgaaaatgttaaaataaaaagatttttttttttaaataaatagtttagcCTTCCTTTTATAAAAGTGTGCtgatagttctgttttaagtagTGATCAGAATGATAGccacctaaaaatacattttcatcaggccattattgcagaaagggacaagcaattaCCCTTTAACAGGACACAACATTGATAGTACAAAGCATTATAAGCACATGTggatcaattcatttttttttttttttccaaacaccCCATGGATCTCCTTAGAAGCAATGGAAGGGCTGTATTCAGGTGGTGATCAGATAACAGATTGTCACCAATTTTTGTTCAGCAGCATTATAATCAGGTAAtcattgtgtgtacagcagcAGTCGGGGTTTTATCACTGTGCTATGAATGGAGTATGCAACTGATACATTTGGAAGTAACATACACAGCACAATCGCAGTAATATACACAGCACAATCGCCTCTAATATAGCCACGTATGGCGCCTCTTCATATGCTGCTCAGTTACTCCATTGAAGCCAGTGATCACAGCCCCGCCTGGCACTGTACACAGCCCCATTATAAATCTGTTGTTATAAAAGAGGACAACTAGAGTTATGTTATTAAAGGAAACCAATTATCAGACGTCACAGCCAAGCAGACACAGACCTCTACTAGACCTCTCTAGAAAACATTACTCTGATATATAgcacaggttgacaatcaaaaatccggcaaactCCGGACctgagtgccggatttttgaaaaaattctgGCATTTTGAAGGTTGTAcatgctgtatataataaaatgaaataacactaaatgaaaaagcaaatgaaatgaaaagcaaatgaaatgttAATGTTCACTATCATTAACATTATCATGTATcgctatcaagttttttttagcatttccactTTCTCTGTGTTCGACAACGCACAATGTTTACGTTTTacacctcttttctttgctgaattCATAATGCATACAGCAGCAAATGAATGAGAAGGAAAGCACATGCAAGCAAGaactaacagctgattctggagtacagcaccatcaaaacataaatggcgcctccggaaaacagtgtaaatttataaatgcgctccaaaatccaAGCCGGATATCTGAAGGAACAGGATTACCAATGggcggatttttgaatgtcaacctgtaccaataacatatattacatataataaaataattataatacaataacatatattacatatataaaaaaaataataatccaataacatatattacatatataaaaataataataatacaataacatATATTAGGTGTCAGTCATAATACACTTATTAATGTGTACACATTCCCCATACATATTACAATAACACAGAATGTTCATCCCCTCCCTCaaattccatatctccccctgccatatatctgttagcaacactgttattcggccctcccctcatgcacgttgtcttggtgtcacctttgacatttacccccatattcagaacatttccaggtcctgtcactttcacctaagcaacatctccaaaatccacccctacctgtcccgagaccaccaaactccttgtacatgctcttatcatttctcttctggactactgtaacctcctcctctctggtattccactaacctgactctctcctctacaatctattatgaatattgcagccagactcatccattcttcccactgctcttccgctgcatctctttgaagacactggcttccatttcaccttagaatcaaattcaagctcctgtgctttgcttttaaatccctccacagttattgtcccacttacatttctgacctggtaaaaaaaatactccccctgccgctctctccgctcctccaatgacctactaatgatttcctcactcataacctcatcacacacagggATACAAAACTTCTCCAGgcttgccccaactctctggaatggtcttcctcatcctattcggcttgctcctactttctgctcatttaaaagtgcactcaaaacctTGCCTACCCATCCTGTTCGGtctttgaaaccaccactacttcccaccactacatatccccctcctattgtgtgttacttcccccaccttctagattgtaagttcttcggggcagggtcctctcctcctgtatcactgtctgtatttgtctgtcatttgaaagccctaattaatgtacagcgctgcgtaatatgttggcgctatataaatcctgtttattaataataataataataatattaataataatgtacagcacagaaGTGGAAATAGTGCAGGAAGCTAGGAACTTCCCAGAACCCTGTGTCATATATTATCCCTGTGGAATTATACACCCCCCTAGTCACCTGAATAGCAGCAGCCCTGTCACTGACAAAGTGTCACACAGCCAGGGTTTGTCACACACAGCAGCAACGTGTAGGACTCGTCTACCGGGAGGCAATATGAAATCGTGCAGTTACACAGATGTACACTACTACCGGAGACATTTTTCCGAAGCCCAAGCCATGTCTGAGCCCTGTAATCCACTGAAAAATGGCGCCTGAATCGGAGACAGAAAGGCAGCGGCTAGTTCCCATCAAGTAGAAGGACCCGGAAGTGTCTGAAAATAGAGAACCGGAAGTGGGCGGGCTTCATGGATCAAACTTGAAGCCCGGGAAAAAGTTATGTGTCTGTGTGATTGATATATTATAAGCTGTCAGGGTAATGCTGAGATGTCATGCCCTTAATACAGGGCTCACTGGTAGTTATGTAGGGGGATATAAGGGAGACATGATGGGGGCACTGACATTGCAGAGGGATATGAGGGGTTCAGGGGATTGGAATACATTGCTATTATTTCAGAATGAAAGGGGGGGGGACAGGTGATAAGGAGAAGTTGTATGAATGCAGGGGGTATGGAAGGAAGGGGAAAAGTGGggacaggtgttttgtatactggtgttattgcagaGTAATATGGGGGGACAGGAGGGGAGAGACAGGCGATAGGgcgcactcctattgttgtgaggtgatatgggggatTAATATCATCAGTCAGAGGGGAGAAAAGCACTAtacttgctgaccaatcagagcAGTGGGCCTGGTTCTAAGTGACCTTATTAGtcacaatttattgatttttttttttccttgtgccCTGTCATGTGATGATACTTCTCTC is a genomic window containing:
- the GEMIN4 gene encoding gem-associated protein 4 isoform X2 codes for the protein MDSGYWNICEQTVVLQGALLLAEKLSIHRTLLEFKKSDWPLIEKPITDALKEISSGTWSQGHEWRKRAIAIFWAKIISCQSQLSLDAEVDIERKWKEDVFFPVGNMLPKINHTVLYELLKATGAADIFAELLLALPADFWVDEVSLLLDHLCDETSIGDVTFFLDVWWELMKGYKHRQDETVKIFSGVVVQYLCKTNDELLPSSKRFKPDPEQVLPPADGILAAFLDRLDKIRPYISNIKLKCYTIANLADMLCSSAFLEKESGHLPIRQYLEKLVAFLSFCNTGTKNLHAQSCFPEMIREAERVVQSGNMASKFRLTKEAQLFSLNLLKDLLFQWGEELHNYMNNSEDIGYECYRMNSSLSSLQKILCALECLEQRESGLEMAKYITSLQEKTTMAQIKCARNDEDTMAAVAMNIITDKMGRYEEVCLVFASEVAWAFTNSWFNCLNKNKELFQNADLIFKLLETVDKATLEQSNQNIKQSEKCASVVLDLFCELPLEKMNDVLMRVLCKWGKKGLSHCMTAFTHHFQEELNTTFNQISQNLTEYNPVTRVARLALLHPEHVVSKVCHVAVTNLGAHIFFSKILTSLPALGFRNSNNPLVSDSLICKCLMETCWGKLSSDKEESQFLYLLAYLMGSSENAEKSSASVLQPAEVVRTFVLPYLLDECVYLISCLHILHKALNVENPLDTSGKHWVLSCSPFPLLMSLCKLLNSYSRCWQHSDQPYCLTLGSKELIIKILTQVYTVILPEADDSSETWNKSLFWLHRKMEHLDWVLRLRMKPIFGKHFKYEAPASLFEVCKLSEDQWTTLHLPEYGLGTGLLAWMECCCISEDMKDQMLSLLCVNIEDPEEVNLFSKGFLVAMVQVLPWCSSSECKLLSQVVRTLLEKQLLHVPYTLEYVQYMPLLNLRPFASHLQYSVLFLRVFQLLCSASCSNWLTFDGQKHIARLYSDCISDMLDGVKQQLSDCSLQLQKEQKEAEYVQEVLFIYSQIFCHVLHITAMLPENTCEPLFFLSLEILSLYETLRASDTSKNSLLRKANERHFLKSITKSVSNEHHRTTLIQKINKL
- the GEMIN4 gene encoding gem-associated protein 4 isoform X1 yields the protein MITITRLYREYWSDFQIVAFLPAISRLKPKLCFELEENNQNMDSGYWNICEQTVVLQGALLLAEKLSIHRTLLEFKKSDWPLIEKPITDALKEISSGTWSQGHEWRKRAIAIFWAKIISCQSQLSLDAEVDIERKWKEDVFFPVGNMLPKINHTVLYELLKATGAADIFAELLLALPADFWVDEVSLLLDHLCDETSIGDVTFFLDVWWELMKGYKHRQDETVKIFSGVVVQYLCKTNDELLPSSKRFKPDPEQVLPPADGILAAFLDRLDKIRPYISNIKLKCYTIANLADMLCSSAFLEKESGHLPIRQYLEKLVAFLSFCNTGTKNLHAQSCFPEMIREAERVVQSGNMASKFRLTKEAQLFSLNLLKDLLFQWGEELHNYMNNSEDIGYECYRMNSSLSSLQKILCALECLEQRESGLEMAKYITSLQEKTTMAQIKCARNDEDTMAAVAMNIITDKMGRYEEVCLVFASEVAWAFTNSWFNCLNKNKELFQNADLIFKLLETVDKATLEQSNQNIKQSEKCASVVLDLFCELPLEKMNDVLMRVLCKWGKKGLSHCMTAFTHHFQEELNTTFNQISQNLTEYNPVTRVARLALLHPEHVVSKVCHVAVTNLGAHIFFSKILTSLPALGFRNSNNPLVSDSLICKCLMETCWGKLSSDKEESQFLYLLAYLMGSSENAEKSSASVLQPAEVVRTFVLPYLLDECVYLISCLHILHKALNVENPLDTSGKHWVLSCSPFPLLMSLCKLLNSYSRCWQHSDQPYCLTLGSKELIIKILTQVYTVILPEADDSSETWNKSLFWLHRKMEHLDWVLRLRMKPIFGKHFKYEAPASLFEVCKLSEDQWTTLHLPEYGLGTGLLAWMECCCISEDMKDQMLSLLCVNIEDPEEVNLFSKGFLVAMVQVLPWCSSSECKLLSQVVRTLLEKQLLHVPYTLEYVQYMPLLNLRPFASHLQYSVLFLRVFQLLCSASCSNWLTFDGQKHIARLYSDCISDMLDGVKQQLSDCSLQLQKEQKEAEYVQEVLFIYSQIFCHVLHITAMLPENTCEPLFFLSLEILSLYETLRASDTSKNSLLRKANERHFLKSITKSVSNEHHRTTLIQKINKL